The following are from one region of the Theropithecus gelada isolate Dixy chromosome 6, Tgel_1.0, whole genome shotgun sequence genome:
- the SMIM32 gene encoding small integral membrane protein 32, giving the protein MYGDIFNATGGPEAAVDSALAPGATVKAEGALPLELATARGMRDGAATKPDLPTYLLLFFLLLLSVALVVLFIGCQLRHSAFAALPHDRSLRDARAPWKTRPV; this is encoded by the coding sequence ATGTACGGCGACATATTCAACGCCACGGGCGGCCCCGAGGCGGCGGTAGACAGCGCGCTGGCCCCAGGAGCCACGGTCAAGGCAGAAGGCGCTTTGCCGCTGGAGCTGGCCACTGCGCGCGGTATGCGGGACGGCGCGGCCACAAAGCCCGACCTGCCCACCTACCTGCTGCtcttcttcctgctgctgctctCGGTGGCGCTCGTCGTCCTCTTCATCGGTTGCCAGCTGCGCCATTCGGCCTTTGCCGCGCTGCCCCACGACCGCTCGCTGCGCGATGCCCGCGCGCCCTGGAAGACGCGGCCGGTGTAG